A section of the Anabaena cylindrica PCC 7122 genome encodes:
- a CDS encoding WD40 repeat domain-containing protein has product MTQRELEKICSRLQSNSTKEKVDALLDAFQYGQTGIELISQALNDHTREVRQSAFLLLSDCYKDIARQAIWNYLPFRKMQCLHTLTNFDFNSNYSNSEQRHPAYFAIADYNNTLICYWDLEYKYSFVNVWDLKTGQQRRNLELGTAHEFRLGKNGKVSIISFQDLVWVLDTETYKLINGDYPDYFIHTIIPNPHCFSACPTQNPFLAIGSTVGRNGEFGVWNYETRTRHFHYQFQDVALITQWPSWNTSEILNLLNSVSPLLFTPDGKFLVARFKQQKYCMLQIWNLETGNLVQQLENLPALTVHSLAIGSDGQVLACGIRENQVCVWELLSDRIIYTSSETAPCLMSFNGRILIYCTDNNEIVIWDLALDSQLCTLQGHTAQIAYIAMSNDYEFIASYSIDRAIKIWGLVGD; this is encoded by the coding sequence ATGACTCAGCGAGAATTAGAAAAAATTTGCTCTCGATTACAAAGCAATTCTACAAAAGAAAAAGTAGATGCTCTTTTAGATGCCTTTCAGTATGGACAAACAGGTATTGAGTTAATAAGTCAGGCGTTAAATGATCACACTAGAGAAGTGCGGCAGTCAGCTTTTTTACTGTTATCTGATTGCTATAAGGATATTGCTAGACAAGCTATATGGAACTATCTCCCATTTAGAAAAATGCAATGCTTACATACGTTAACAAATTTTGATTTTAATTCAAATTACTCTAACTCAGAACAACGTCATCCAGCTTATTTTGCAATTGCAGATTACAACAACACTCTAATTTGCTATTGGGATTTAGAATACAAGTATTCTTTTGTTAATGTATGGGATTTAAAAACAGGGCAGCAAAGAAGAAATTTGGAGTTAGGTACTGCTCATGAATTTAGGTTAGGTAAAAATGGGAAGGTATCAATCATCAGTTTTCAAGACTTAGTTTGGGTATTAGATACAGAAACATACAAGTTAATTAATGGCGATTATCCCGATTATTTTATTCATACTATAATACCTAATCCTCACTGTTTCAGTGCTTGCCCAACGCAAAATCCCTTCCTGGCAATTGGCTCTACAGTCGGTAGAAACGGAGAATTTGGAGTTTGGAATTATGAAACTCGCACTCGTCATTTTCATTATCAATTTCAAGATGTCGCTTTAATTACTCAATGGCCATCATGGAACACCTCAGAAATTCTGAATTTACTTAATTCTGTTTCACCGCTTTTATTTACCCCAGATGGTAAATTTCTAGTCGCACGTTTCAAGCAGCAAAAATACTGTATGCTACAAATCTGGAACCTTGAGACAGGAAATCTTGTTCAGCAGTTAGAAAATCTCCCTGCTTTAACAGTACATTCACTTGCAATTGGTTCTGATGGGCAAGTCTTAGCTTGCGGAATACGAGAAAATCAGGTGTGCGTTTGGGAATTGTTGAGCGATCGCATCATTTATACTTCTTCTGAAACCGCACCCTGCCTTATGAGTTTTAATGGTCGAATTTTAATTTACTGCACAGATAATAACGAAATAGTCATTTGGGATTTAGCTTTAGACAGTCAACTATGTACATTACAGGGGCATACCGCACAAATTGCCTATATTGCCATGAGCAATGATTATGAATTCATTGCCAGCTACAGCATTGACAGAGCAATTAAAATTTGGGGATTGGTTGGAGATTAA
- a CDS encoding phage holin family protein: MTGLILTWLVTAVSFLIISRLPFLGIEIDNFGKAAISAIVFGILNAILLPILTFFTLPLIILTIGLFFFILNAIIFALAAAIVPGFSLRYGFWSALLGSITLSIINSILLRLVASIT; this comes from the coding sequence ATGACAGGACTTATTCTTACCTGGCTAGTTACTGCTGTGAGCTTTTTGATTATTTCTAGATTGCCATTTTTGGGTATTGAAATAGATAACTTTGGTAAAGCGGCAATTTCTGCCATAGTTTTTGGAATTTTAAATGCTATTTTGTTGCCCATTCTTACCTTCTTTACCTTACCATTAATTATTCTCACCATTGGCTTATTCTTTTTTATTTTGAATGCCATTATCTTTGCATTGGCAGCTGCAATAGTACCAGGTTTTAGCTTAAGGTATGGCTTCTGGAGTGCTTTACTAGGTTCAATTACTCTCTCAATTATCAACTCAATTCTATTAAGACTTGTAGCATCCATTACATGA
- a CDS encoding superoxide dismutase — protein sequence MKTLLLQRVIGFCTGILLVFTLFACQPQQVAESLETPIAVPTQTTTLVTDARPIGYLDRQLSANPAELPPLPYADNALEKAIDAETMKLHHDKHHAAYVNNLNNALKTQPNLQNQSVEALLRDLNNVPENIRGTVRNNGGGHLNHTIFWQIMSPQGGGQPTGEIAQEINQTFGSFEEFRNRFNQAASDRFGSGWVWLVRNPQGQLQITTTPNQDNPITEGSYPIMGNDVWEHAYYLRYQNRRADYLNNWWNVVNWTEINKRAQASRQQA from the coding sequence ATGAAAACATTATTGCTGCAACGAGTCATTGGGTTTTGTACCGGAATTTTACTAGTATTTACCCTATTTGCTTGTCAACCGCAACAGGTAGCAGAGTCTTTAGAAACTCCTATCGCAGTACCCACACAAACAACAACACTAGTAACTGATGCACGCCCCATAGGTTATCTTGATCGCCAACTTAGTGCAAATCCTGCCGAGTTACCACCATTACCTTATGCTGATAACGCATTAGAAAAAGCCATTGATGCAGAAACAATGAAACTGCACCATGACAAACATCATGCAGCTTATGTAAATAACCTCAATAATGCTTTAAAAACTCAACCGAATCTGCAAAATCAAAGTGTAGAAGCATTGCTGCGTGATTTGAATAATGTTCCTGAAAATATTCGGGGAACAGTACGTAACAATGGGGGTGGTCATCTCAACCATACGATTTTTTGGCAAATTATGAGTCCTCAAGGTGGTGGACAGCCAACAGGAGAAATTGCCCAAGAGATTAACCAAACCTTTGGTAGTTTTGAGGAATTTAGAAACCGGTTTAATCAAGCGGCAAGCGATCGCTTTGGTAGTGGTTGGGTGTGGTTAGTACGAAACCCTCAAGGACAATTACAAATTACCACTACACCAAATCAAGATAACCCCATTACGGAAGGATCGTACCCGATTATGGGTAATGATGTCTGGGAACACGCTTATTATCTGAGATATCAAAATCGCCGTGCTGACTATTTAAATAACTGGTGGAATGTAGTTAACTGGACGGAGATTAACAAACGCGCCCAAGCTTCACGCCAACAAGCTTAG
- a CDS encoding SDR family oxidoreductase, with translation MNGLKGKNTLITGASSGIGQAIAVRLAQEGCNIAINYRKSPAGAEDTKEMALQKACADIENCGVKSLLVQGDLSQEEDIIQMVNTVIEKFGSLDLLINNAGIQSECPSHEVKTEDFDRVIGVNLRGAYLCAREIIKHLLDQNRTGVIINISSVHEIIPRPMYVSYSISKGGMENMTKTLALEYAHKGIRVNAVAPGATITPINEAWTEDAEKKAVVESHIPMGRAGTSEEIGAAIAFLASDEAAYITGQTLFVDGGLTLYADFRDAWSA, from the coding sequence ATGAATGGATTAAAAGGCAAAAACACCCTCATCACAGGTGCAAGTTCAGGTATTGGACAAGCGATCGCAGTTCGTCTGGCACAAGAAGGTTGTAATATTGCCATTAACTACCGCAAAAGTCCTGCCGGTGCGGAAGATACCAAAGAAATGGCTTTGCAAAAAGCCTGTGCAGATATCGAAAATTGTGGAGTTAAGTCGCTGTTAGTCCAGGGTGATCTTTCTCAGGAAGAAGATATTATCCAGATGGTAAACACCGTCATTGAAAAATTTGGCAGTCTTGACCTTCTGATCAATAATGCCGGTATTCAAAGTGAATGTCCATCCCACGAAGTCAAAACAGAAGACTTTGACCGAGTAATAGGAGTAAATCTGCGGGGTGCTTACCTATGTGCGCGGGAAATAATCAAACATCTGTTAGATCAAAATCGCACCGGGGTAATTATCAATATTTCTAGCGTTCACGAAATTATTCCCCGACCAATGTATGTGAGTTATTCTATTAGCAAAGGTGGCATGGAAAACATGACTAAAACCTTAGCTTTGGAATATGCCCATAAAGGTATTCGGGTGAATGCTGTAGCACCTGGGGCGACGATTACACCTATTAATGAAGCTTGGACTGAGGATGCAGAAAAAAAAGCTGTTGTAGAAAGTCATATCCCTATGGGTCGTGCTGGTACTTCTGAGGAAATAGGGGCAGCAATAGCATTTTTAGCATCGGATGAAGCTGCATATATTACTGGACAAACTCTGTTTGTAGATGGTGGTTTGACGTTGTATGCAGATTTCCGGGATGCTTGGTCAGCTTGA
- a CDS encoding aspartate kinase, which translates to MALIVQKYGGSSVGSVERIQAVAQRINKTVKAGNSVVVVVSAMGKTTDGLVKLANGISKSPNRREMDMLLSTGEQVTIALLSMALQEIGQAAISMTGAQVGIVTEAEHTRARILHIETDRLQRQINAGKVVVVAGFQGISSIGDMEITTLGRGGSDTSAVALAAALGADFCEIYTDVPGILTTDPRIVPEAQLLTEITCDEMLELASLGAKVLHPRAVEIARNYGVPLVVRSSWTEQPGTWVTSPKVQERALINLELARPVDAVEFDSDQAKVSLLRVPDKPGVAARLFGEISRQNVDVDLIIQSIHEGNTNDIAFTVNTPILKRAEAVAAAIAPALRNQPNSDEAEVIVEKDTAKVSISGAGMIGRPGVAAKMFATLAAAGVNIQMISTSEVKVSCLIDAADCDRAIIALCKAFEITASPASPTLSAVHATAVRGVALDMNQARLAIRQVPNKPGMAAKLFGLLAEYNISVDMIIQSQRCRVIDGVTCRDIAFTVARMDAENAQQKLTQVANELGWGEVVLDNAIAKVSIVGSGMVGHPGIAAKMFTALAQNQINIQMIATSEIKISCVVGQDEGVKALQVIHAAFDLAGSEKFVVPA; encoded by the coding sequence ATGGCGCTCATAGTTCAAAAATACGGTGGTTCATCTGTTGGTTCAGTCGAACGTATTCAAGCTGTTGCCCAGCGGATTAATAAAACTGTCAAAGCTGGAAACTCTGTTGTTGTAGTGGTTTCCGCCATGGGAAAAACTACTGACGGACTCGTGAAACTAGCTAATGGTATTTCTAAAAGTCCTAACCGTCGGGAAATGGATATGCTGCTTTCCACCGGGGAGCAAGTCACTATTGCTTTACTGAGTATGGCGTTGCAGGAAATTGGACAAGCAGCAATTTCCATGACTGGCGCTCAAGTAGGAATTGTTACCGAAGCTGAACATACCCGCGCCCGGATTTTACATATTGAAACCGATCGGTTGCAAAGACAAATTAACGCAGGTAAAGTAGTTGTTGTTGCGGGGTTTCAAGGCATATCTAGCATCGGAGATATGGAAATTACTACTTTGGGGCGTGGTGGTTCTGATACTTCTGCGGTGGCTTTGGCAGCAGCATTGGGTGCGGATTTTTGTGAAATTTATACAGATGTACCAGGGATATTGACTACAGATCCCCGGATTGTTCCAGAAGCGCAGTTGCTGACAGAAATCACCTGTGATGAAATGCTGGAATTGGCCAGTTTAGGGGCTAAGGTATTGCATCCCCGTGCTGTGGAAATTGCCCGGAATTATGGTGTGCCGTTGGTGGTACGCTCAAGTTGGACTGAACAGCCAGGAACTTGGGTGACATCACCAAAGGTGCAAGAACGGGCGTTAATTAATTTAGAATTAGCTCGTCCTGTAGATGCTGTAGAATTTGATAGTGATCAGGCTAAGGTATCTTTGTTACGTGTCCCCGATAAACCAGGGGTAGCTGCCCGGTTATTTGGCGAAATTTCCCGTCAAAATGTCGATGTCGATTTGATTATTCAGTCGATTCATGAAGGTAACACTAATGACATTGCTTTTACTGTAAATACACCAATTTTAAAACGAGCCGAAGCAGTTGCAGCCGCTATTGCCCCAGCATTAAGAAATCAACCAAACTCAGACGAAGCGGAAGTAATTGTCGAAAAAGATACCGCAAAAGTCAGTATATCAGGTGCAGGAATGATAGGCCGTCCTGGCGTGGCTGCGAAGATGTTCGCTACTTTAGCCGCAGCAGGGGTAAATATTCAAATGATTTCTACCAGTGAGGTGAAGGTAAGTTGTTTGATAGATGCGGCAGATTGCGATCGCGCTATCATTGCCCTATGTAAAGCCTTTGAAATCACTGCTTCCCCTGCCAGTCCTACATTATCTGCTGTCCATGCTACTGCCGTTCGTGGTGTGGCTTTAGATATGAATCAGGCACGTTTGGCAATTCGTCAAGTTCCCAACAAACCAGGCATGGCAGCGAAATTGTTCGGACTATTGGCAGAATATAACATCAGCGTCGATATGATTATTCAATCACAACGCTGTCGTGTGATTGATGGTGTAACCTGTCGGGATATTGCCTTTACCGTGGCGAGAATGGATGCCGAAAACGCCCAACAGAAACTAACCCAAGTGGCAAATGAGTTAGGATGGGGTGAAGTGGTCTTGGATAATGCGATCGCTAAAGTGAGTATAGTTGGTTCTGGGATGGTAGGACACCCAGGAATAGCAGCAAAAATGTTTACAGCCTTAGCCCAAAATCAAATTAACATCCAAATGATTGCTACTTCAGAAATTAAAATCAGTTGTGTTGTGGGACAAGATGAAGGTGTCAAAGCTTTGCAAGTTATTCATGCAGCCTTCGATTTAGCTGGTAGTGAAAAATTTGTAGTTCCTGCATAG
- the pstB gene encoding phosphate ABC transporter ATP-binding protein PstB → MVETKSSTLKRPIKASVNYLNFYYGGNVHALKDINMSVGEKQVTAMIGPSGCGKTTLLRCFNRMHDLYPGNRYQGEIALEPDGINLLGKKIDPIEVRMRISMVFQRPNPFPKSIYENVAYGLRVRGESRRGVIDEKVEKALRSAALWNEVKDRLHDLAFNLSGGQQQRLCIARALATDPEIILFDEPTSALDPIATASIEDLIAELKQTVTILIVTHNMQQASRVSDYTAFMYLGELVEFGKTEIIFNHPVQEKTADYVNGRFG, encoded by the coding sequence ATGGTAGAAACTAAATCTTCAACCCTCAAAAGACCAATCAAAGCTTCTGTTAATTACCTCAATTTCTACTATGGTGGCAATGTTCATGCTTTGAAAGACATTAATATGTCCGTAGGTGAGAAGCAAGTAACAGCGATGATTGGCCCTTCTGGATGTGGCAAAACTACTTTGCTACGTTGTTTCAATCGCATGCACGATCTTTATCCGGGAAATCGCTATCAAGGGGAAATAGCTTTAGAACCAGATGGGATTAATTTGCTCGGTAAGAAAATTGACCCGATTGAGGTACGGATGCGGATTAGTATGGTATTTCAAAGACCTAATCCTTTTCCGAAGTCAATTTATGAAAATGTGGCTTATGGTTTGCGGGTACGTGGTGAATCCAGACGTGGAGTGATTGATGAGAAGGTAGAGAAAGCTTTACGCAGTGCGGCTTTGTGGAATGAAGTTAAGGATAGATTACATGATTTAGCTTTTAATCTTTCTGGGGGACAACAACAGCGTTTGTGTATTGCTCGTGCTTTGGCTACTGACCCTGAGATTATTCTATTTGATGAGCCAACTTCTGCGCTAGATCCTATAGCTACTGCTAGTATTGAAGATTTAATTGCTGAACTGAAACAAACAGTGACGATTTTGATTGTTACTCACAATATGCAACAAGCTAGTCGTGTATCTGACTATACGGCATTTATGTATTTAGGCGAATTGGTGGAGTTTGGTAAAACTGAGATTATTTTTAATCACCCAGTCCAGGAAAAAACCGCTGACTATGTAAATGGTCGTTTTGGATAA
- the pstA gene encoding phosphate ABC transporter permease PstA — protein MTTLNIQQVRKTIVRNKRSEYIFNIIGLLSMLIGIATLVALLFDLSSDGLPRLSWQFLTSFPSRKSEEAGILSAWVGTLLVMSVTAFVAIPVGIASGIYLEEYARKNWISDLIEINVTNLAGVPSIIYGLLALGVFVYGLNLGQSIITAGLTLALLVLPVVIVSTREALRAIPNSIREAAYAAGASKWQMIWDHVLPYSTGTIITGIIVAMARAIGETAPLITIGALTFIAFLPESPFIGQFPYISFSWLLAPFTVMPIQMFDWISRPQADFQVNAATAGVVLIVITLAMNSIAIYIRYSLRKKIKW, from the coding sequence ATGACAACTCTGAATATTCAACAAGTCCGCAAGACTATTGTCCGTAATAAGCGGTCAGAATATATTTTCAACATCATTGGCCTTTTGTCAATGCTGATTGGTATTGCCACACTAGTGGCGCTGTTATTTGATTTGTCCAGTGATGGTTTACCTCGTCTTTCCTGGCAGTTCTTGACTTCGTTTCCTAGTCGTAAGTCGGAAGAAGCCGGGATTCTTTCCGCTTGGGTAGGAACACTATTAGTAATGTCAGTAACGGCATTTGTAGCGATTCCCGTAGGTATAGCATCAGGGATTTACTTAGAAGAATATGCCCGAAAAAATTGGATTTCTGATTTAATTGAAATTAACGTTACCAACCTAGCCGGAGTTCCCTCAATTATTTACGGACTTCTGGCTTTAGGAGTATTTGTCTATGGTTTAAACCTTGGTCAAAGTATTATTACTGCTGGTTTGACTTTGGCATTATTAGTTTTACCTGTGGTAATTGTTTCCACCCGTGAGGCTTTGCGGGCTATCCCCAATAGTATCCGTGAAGCTGCCTATGCAGCAGGGGCTTCCAAGTGGCAAATGATTTGGGATCATGTTCTACCTTACTCAACAGGTACAATTATTACTGGTATTATTGTGGCTATGGCGCGGGCTATTGGCGAAACTGCACCTCTAATTACCATTGGGGCGCTGACATTCATTGCCTTTTTACCAGAATCGCCATTTATAGGGCAGTTTCCTTATATTTCTTTTTCTTGGTTACTTGCCCCCTTCACAGTCATGCCCATACAGATGTTCGATTGGATATCTCGCCCCCAGGCTGACTTTCAAGTAAATGCAGCTACCGCTGGTGTTGTCCTCATTGTCATTACTTTGGCTATGAACTCCATAGCTATTTATATCCGCTATAGTTTACGCAAAAAAATCAAATGGTAG
- the pstC gene encoding phosphate ABC transporter permease subunit PstC translates to MNNAKQNQFSPKLTRDLRERAIESILFLAALSSVATTVAIIGILLYESILFFQKVSLWEFLTDTQWTPLFDDKHYGIWPLVSGTFVTTVVALFVAIPLGTIIAIYLSEFAPPIVREIVKPALELLAGIPTVVYGYFALLFVTPLLQKILPTLPGFSMLSAGLVIGVMIIPYVSSLSEDAMRAVPTHLREGSYATGATRLQTALRVVLPAAISGIIAAYILGISRAAGETMVVAIAAGGQPNLTLNPLEPAATMTAYIVSVSLGDLPHGSLEYETIFAVGLTLVLMTLCFNIIGHFLTKRYREIY, encoded by the coding sequence ATGAACAATGCCAAACAAAATCAGTTTTCGCCAAAGCTAACGCGAGATTTACGAGAACGGGCAATTGAGTCTATCTTGTTTCTAGCTGCACTTTCCTCAGTCGCAACTACAGTAGCAATTATCGGTATCTTACTTTACGAATCCATACTATTTTTCCAGAAAGTATCTTTATGGGAATTTTTGACAGATACCCAGTGGACACCATTATTTGATGACAAACATTATGGTATTTGGCCACTGGTTTCAGGAACTTTTGTCACTACAGTAGTAGCCTTATTCGTCGCCATACCACTGGGTACAATTATTGCTATTTATCTTAGCGAATTTGCTCCCCCCATAGTCCGAGAAATAGTGAAACCAGCCTTAGAACTACTAGCAGGGATTCCTACCGTAGTTTATGGTTATTTTGCATTGTTATTTGTCACACCTTTATTGCAAAAAATTCTGCCGACCTTGCCAGGTTTTAGTATGTTGAGTGCAGGTTTAGTCATCGGTGTGATGATCATTCCTTACGTTAGTTCCCTGAGTGAAGATGCCATGCGGGCAGTACCCACACATCTGCGTGAGGGTTCTTATGCCACAGGGGCTACCCGTTTACAGACAGCATTAAGAGTGGTGTTACCAGCAGCGATTTCTGGAATAATAGCAGCTTACATTTTGGGTATATCTCGTGCAGCTGGTGAGACAATGGTAGTTGCGATCGCAGCAGGTGGACAACCTAACCTCACCCTCAACCCATTAGAACCAGCCGCGACGATGACAGCCTATATTGTCTCCGTCAGTCTTGGTGACTTACCTCATGGCAGCCTAGAATACGAAACTATCTTTGCAGTCGGACTCACTCTAGTACTGATGACTTTGTGTTTCAACATCATTGGTCATTTCCTCACCAAACGTTATCGAGAAATTTATTAA
- a CDS encoding PstS family phosphate ABC transporter substrate-binding protein: protein MNKVNIKLNSLKALGVISLMTATLGVSMSAVQSQSVSTIKIDGSSTVFPVTEAVAEEFQKSQRGKVRVTVGVSGTGGGFKKFCRGETDISNASRPILQKEIDECKKAGIRYIEIPVAYDALTVVINPGNTWAKNLTVAELKKIWEPGAQGKINNWNQVRAGFPNAPLKLFGAGTNSGTFDYFTEAIVGKSKSSRGDFTASEDDNVLVQGVARDKNALGYFGFAYYSENKDKLKSVSVNGVAPSETTVKNGTYNPLSRPIFIYVSNKAADKPEVKQFVQFYLRNASKLVKEVKYVALPGSAYTTAQSHFNKKRFGSIFGGKEAVGLKIDELIRRDAKE, encoded by the coding sequence GTGAACAAAGTTAATATTAAGCTTAACAGCTTGAAAGCATTAGGTGTAATTTCATTAATGACCGCCACCTTGGGTGTGTCAATGTCTGCGGTTCAGTCTCAAAGTGTCAGCACCATTAAGATTGATGGTTCCAGCACAGTTTTCCCCGTTACCGAAGCAGTAGCAGAAGAATTCCAAAAATCTCAAAGAGGTAAAGTCAGAGTTACCGTTGGTGTTTCTGGTACTGGTGGTGGCTTCAAAAAATTCTGTCGTGGTGAAACAGATATCTCCAATGCTTCCCGCCCCATTCTCCAAAAAGAAATTGATGAATGTAAAAAAGCTGGTATTCGCTACATTGAAATACCAGTAGCTTATGATGCTTTGACCGTTGTAATTAACCCAGGCAACACTTGGGCTAAAAACCTGACAGTTGCAGAACTCAAGAAAATTTGGGAACCAGGCGCACAGGGCAAAATTAATAACTGGAATCAAGTACGTGCTGGATTTCCTAATGCACCTTTGAAGTTGTTTGGTGCTGGTACTAACTCTGGTACTTTTGACTATTTCACTGAAGCAATTGTTGGTAAATCTAAATCTAGCCGTGGTGATTTTACCGCTAGTGAAGACGACAATGTACTTGTACAAGGTGTTGCCCGCGATAAGAACGCCCTTGGCTACTTTGGTTTTGCCTACTACTCAGAAAACAAGGATAAACTCAAGTCAGTCTCTGTTAATGGTGTAGCACCGTCGGAAACAACCGTAAAAAATGGTACTTATAACCCCTTGTCTCGCCCTATATTTATCTATGTGAGTAACAAAGCTGCTGATAAACCAGAGGTGAAGCAATTTGTACAATTTTACTTGCGGAATGCATCTAAGTTAGTGAAAGAAGTAAAATATGTAGCTTTGCCAGGTTCAGCTTACACCACTGCTCAAAGTCATTTCAACAAAAAGAGATTTGGTAGCATATTTGGTGGTAAAGAAGCAGTTGGACTGAAGATTGACGAATTAATACGTCGTGACGCTAAAGAATAA
- a CDS encoding chromophore lyase CpcT/CpeT gives MTHSTDIATLARWMAADFSNQAQVFENPAFFAHIRVCMRPLPYSLLSGVSLFVEQAYDYMLNDPYRLRVLKLMTAEDKIYIENYTVKNEKDFFGASRDLARLQTLTSDRLEKLSGCNMIVEWAGNHFKGTVEPGKGCMVVRNGQTTYLDSDFEIDGEKFISRDRGRNPETDEHVWGSVAGPFYFVRWGNFADEVKISSDS, from the coding sequence ATGACTCATTCTACAGATATTGCCACCTTAGCCCGTTGGATGGCTGCTGATTTTAGTAATCAAGCCCAAGTTTTTGAGAATCCGGCTTTTTTTGCCCATATTCGTGTATGTATGCGTCCCCTACCTTATTCACTGCTATCAGGGGTGAGTTTGTTTGTAGAACAAGCTTATGACTATATGCTCAATGACCCCTATCGGTTACGCGTATTGAAGTTGATGACAGCAGAAGATAAGATCTATATTGAAAATTATACTGTCAAAAACGAAAAAGACTTTTTTGGTGCGTCCCGTGATTTAGCACGTTTGCAAACTTTAACGAGCGATCGCTTAGAAAAACTTTCTGGTTGTAACATGATCGTAGAGTGGGCTGGTAATCACTTCAAAGGCACAGTTGAGCCAGGAAAGGGTTGCATGGTAGTCCGCAACGGGCAAACAACCTATTTGGATAGTGATTTTGAAATTGACGGTGAAAAATTCATCAGCCGCGACAGAGGACGCAATCCCGAAACAGATGAACACGTTTGGGGTTCTGTTGCCGGGCCATTTTACTTTGTCCGCTGGGGCAACTTTGCCGATGAAGTCAAAATAAGTTCTGATTCTTGA
- a CDS encoding SDR family NAD(P)-dependent oxidoreductase, whose amino-acid sequence MKIKDQGQYKKTALITGAASGIGYELACIFASENYHLVLVDRNELKLLEIAIEFQEKYQLIIKTIVKDLSISSSPEEIFAELQQADIKVDVLVNNAGFGTHGLFNETNLNTELEMLQVNLVCLTHLTKLFLKNMVKEGKGKILNVSSAAAFQPGPLMAVYFATKAYVLSFSEAIANELEGTGVTVTVLCPGSTVSAFHERTGMADSKLVKGQKMMDAKTVAQIGYDALMEGKTIVIPGLLNKILAKIVGFFPRNLVTKTVRTMQEDK is encoded by the coding sequence ATGAAAATCAAAGATCAAGGACAGTATAAGAAAACTGCTCTTATTACTGGTGCTGCCAGTGGAATTGGCTACGAATTAGCTTGTATTTTTGCTTCCGAGAATTATCATCTTGTTTTAGTAGATAGAAACGAGTTAAAATTACTAGAAATTGCAATTGAATTTCAGGAGAAATATCAGCTTATTATCAAAACTATTGTCAAGGATTTATCTATATCATCATCTCCTGAAGAAATTTTTGCAGAACTACAACAAGCCGATATTAAAGTCGATGTTCTGGTGAATAATGCCGGATTTGGTACTCATGGCTTATTTAATGAAACAAATCTGAATACTGAACTAGAAATGTTGCAGGTAAATTTGGTTTGTCTCACCCATTTAACCAAGTTATTTCTCAAAAATATGGTTAAGGAAGGTAAGGGAAAAATATTAAATGTTTCCTCTGCCGCTGCCTTTCAACCAGGCCCTTTAATGGCAGTTTATTTTGCAACTAAAGCTTATGTTTTATCCTTTTCTGAAGCTATAGCTAATGAATTAGAAGGTACTGGTGTGACGGTGACAGTGCTTTGCCCAGGTTCAACAGTTTCTGCGTTTCATGAACGAACAGGAATGGCAGATTCTAAGCTGGTTAAAGGTCAGAAGATGATGGATGCTAAAACTGTTGCTCAAATTGGTTATGATGCTTTAATGGAAGGGAAGACAATTGTGATTCCCGGACTGCTAAATAAAATACTGGCGAAAATTGTCGGATTTTTCCCTAGAAATCTGGTGACAAAAACCGTTAGAACTATGCAAGAAGATAAATAA